A region of the Pempheris klunzingeri isolate RE-2024b chromosome 6, fPemKlu1.hap1, whole genome shotgun sequence genome:
TGCCGTTGTTTCGTTACCAGCGCATACGCACGACTGTCTGAAGGGAGGATCCCGACAGGCGGCTGAATGGGACGGTGGCAAGAGCATCACGTCAGATTTCACGCTTGCGTGTGACAGCAGCGGTTGTTCGGCAGGAGACGGTGTTGTTGACTATACAAGGCAAGTCCGAAATCGGGCAGCCAGCCAGTGGGTGCAGTCGGTGCTTTACACAGATTCGTGCACAGCTACGAGGCGCCGTTAGACTCGGAGGAAGCCCCGAAAATGACCGCAGAGCGCCGGGGCTTCTTCCGCTGTTATGGCAACAAAAGGCAGCATATGCACGTGGCCAACACGATTCCTGCCTTTATCAATCAGGTGGCTCGGTTTCTCTTTTTAATCGTCTCGCCGGACGGTTCTTCGGCAATAAGAGGCCGTCAGAGAGACTTCACTGGCAATTACGACAGGGCAGCGCATTAATATGCCAATCAGCTGTAATGCGGTCACAGGTGTGCTCCTATCGGGCCCTGTTAACACAGACACGGCCAGCTCAAGACAAGAGAACACGCACAATAAACCAGTTAACCAATTTCAGATTAGCCTAATCCGTCACGTGATTAGATCTATGACAGATTAGGACCTTTGTAGTCCTCGGGTCAGATACATGGTGGCCCTGAGCTGACAAAATGAAGTAAGAATGAGTAACACTGAGAGTCACTTAATCCAAATGGAGTGTAAAAAGAAGTGTAGAGCTTTTCCTTTAACCTCCATCCATTTATGAAATTGGTTTCTTTCATTGCTTTCATAAGAGCCTTTATTTTTGccttcatttcttttgtttatctACCTTTTTTCTTaattccctccctcccccaagCAACATTTGGtggtagttttgttttttcatctccCACCCTGTGTAAGTTATTCAACTAACAGTCTCATTCATTTATGTGTTCAGTGATATTTCTGACTTGCCTGATAACCTTTTACTACATTTAGTCTCTGTCAGTCCTCCAGAGTGAGAAGTTTCTCTGCTACAAAAATTAAACATCACCCCGGGCTGTTGGTCATGCCAGAAATAGTAGGCTAATCTGCTTGcacataaaacaggaaaaacagtaTGAATGCCAGATATGTACCCCTGCACGCTGTTGCTACACAGGGCAGAACCAACATTTCAGAGGTGAGGGTGGCAAATTAAGTCCTCTGCATGGCTCATATCTCATCTTTAAAGCATTAGTGAATGATCTATACACTATCAATTATTCACAACTCCTGAACCCTTCAATTAAGGCTGCTTTATTATTAGGAatcattttgcatttgtatatttattgcCCACATTACTGCTGACACCTGTCTGCCTGTTACTCAGCTGTCTTTTGATGCTCAGGTGACTGCAGGGACACGGCCTTGCTTTGCCCGACTTAGACGACTCACTAACACCAGATCATTCCTCTCCCCTGCAGACGTAGAAAAGGTCCTCCATGCTTTTATCTCCTCCAGATTTGACTATCGGAACGCACTTCATTCTGGAATCAGTTGGCAAAACATCCATAGACTTCAGTTAATACAAAACGTTGCTGCCAGTGACCCCATCAGACCAGTCCTTGCTGCCCTTCACTGGCTACCTGTGAATTTTAGAACTGATTTTACCGCTTGTTTTTAACATCTCAGGCAGACAAACTCAGTATCCTCTTTTACAGCTTCACATTCGACTGCAAACCCCTCCAGTGTGTGATGGAGGCCCACAGAGAACATGTTTCACTGCCTGCTGACAATacagacacagctctcactcACATTATAGAAGGATGGCTTGTAGTAACAGCCCACGTACCCCTCATATGACTCGGGGACTGCAGGGACATGGTTTAAGTCTTCATCAAATCCACTAAAAGAATGTAGACTGAATGGGAAAACTCccatgaccccccccctccgtAACCCTGCAAGGACAAAGAACTGGTCCACTGTTCCACAACCAGGACACAATCCGCTTTTACTTCTCTCCAGCACCCTGGCATAGGCGTTCCCAGAgaggctgagcagtgtgacACCCCCATAACTGGAGCACACCCTTCGGTTAAAAAATGAGAACCACCACCCCGGATCGCCATTCTGCATCCACTGTCCCCGACCCCCAAATGACATTCCTCAAAGTGTGGGTCAGCAGTTCTCTTCCACAGGCAAAACACAGCCTGAGCCAAGCGCCCAGCTTCCTCTACCGGAGTGGTTTGTCTCCAAGTCCATCTCCATGGCTTCCCTGAGCTCCTTTTTTACCCCAGTTCTCGCTTTGGCAACAGCCCCTCTGGCATCCCGATACCTAGCTGCTGCTCCAGGAGACCCCTGGGCCAGCCAGCCCAAAAGGCCTCCTTCAACACCACTGGTGTCCACCAGCAGGTTCCTCATGTTGCCACCAGGCACCAGCAACCTCCACAATGGACACTTGCCCCCTTGGTTTCCATGTCCTCAGCCTCCCATGGGATGCATGAGAAATTCTTTTGGAGACGGGGGTCAAAGCCATTGCGTCcccttttcacatttcatttctctgaaGAACTAATACCCGTGTAATGAGTACACTAGAACTCTTTCCACCCCTGCTTGGAgagcagatgaaacaaaaagtaTGGCTGCAAACATGTAGCtcctttttgctttcttttacTGGTCCAAGGAAGTAGGCCTACCTCCATACCTTTGCacatcactgctgctcctgtccTGCTCTGGTTATCTCACAAATGACCttgaagaaaatggaaaaaaaaacaaaggtgaggtgctaaaacactgctaAAATTGTAGGACatactattaaaaaaaatatatgaagtgCACATACTCTGTAACGAGCCGTGCACCAGGTAGAAAATAACCCTGCAGTGTTGTCTCCATGCATATTGTCTCCCAGCATGTCCCCGTCACATATTATGGTCAGAATAATTCAGATGTACTCATGTTTCTGCAGGGTAAATACATGGTGCAGCCATTGactgtatgtattgtatgtatgagaacaaacaaacatattcaTACTGCACTGGTACAGGTCATGTACAAGTCTTAGATGGGACTGTAGGAATAATCTACTGGTGAGCtttggactacactgacattaCAACAGCATGTAgtgacaaaataataaagatcCCTTAGTGAAAATAGCTTTATTATCTtgagtaagaaaaaaatatatactttagCTTATACAATCTGTAACATACAGAATATGTTGATAATCTCCAAAAACAACTTTGGAACAGCCAGAACTGCATAAACAACAAAGTGCTATGTGTGTACAGTTAACACAATGTATGGCATTTTCAAGTAGTCAAGCAAATAAGGAACTGAAATTATTCATTTCCATGTTGGGAACGTCTTAAATTTCAATGTACTTCTGTGCAAGAATGttaactaaagaaaaaaaaaaaaaaaaaaaaaagtcatgcgTGCATGTAACATATGCATATAAACCAGTGTTTTGTCTACATTCTGTGTATTTTTGAATGAGGGTTAAACTGAAACATGGTGCTCAGGGTTCATCAATTGGGATAACCTAAcagaagaacaaaacaacacCGCACATTTCagcaaacaagacaacaagGTGGCATTTTAACAGCAGTGTATGGGTACTTTCATTAGCTTGTCATACACAACAGTGAGCTGTGggagaacagaaaaacatgcacaaaagaCTCCGTTTTGACAGTGCTTCACCCCGATCATCTCACATTCAAGAGTGCATCAGTGCAGATATTACCAACCATTTCAACTACAAAATAAGGGCAAGaaccatttacattttatacatatacatcttttttttccctacaATTACCAGTTTATTTTTTTGGGCTCAAGAACAAACTTCAGGTTGATGTGATGGTGGCTTTTGTGCCCAAGTAAGAACCAACAGCTCAGTTATTCTCTGAGACTAGACAAAGAACATCGTTGTCTCAAGTTGGTCTGAGTTGACTGTTAGTCCAGATTGAGCTCAAATGTAGTCATGATGTCCCGCTGCATAGTCATGTCAATGCCAGACATCtagaaagagacaaacaaaccaGAGCAGCTGTTAGAACACCATTTGACCCATACCGAAACAACAGAACACTACATGGATGGCGGTACTCACAGCCTCTCTCCTGCGGCGCTCTTGCTCCTTTTTGCGGGCCATCTCCCTTTGCCTGTCCATGGGAGACTGTGCGACCAGAGGTTGCGTTTCTACTGGAGAGTTTGGCTTTTGCTGCTCAACGTCTTTAGGAGCATCTCCGGCAGCTTCTTTACAAGTGATTTCTGGTGAATCAGGATCCTCTTTAGCAGCTTGTGGATTTGTTTCTGCTTTACATGGGCCTGGTAAGCTACAAGGAGAACGTCCTTGTTAAGGGAAGCGATTTTAGCCTGGACATTTAAATAAAGAGATTCAAATTTGAAGCAAATACCCGTTCTTCTCTGGAGCCTCCTTCTCCTTGTTTCCTTCCACCCATTTCTTCTTCAGTGCCTTTTCGCGCTCTTCCTTTTCTATGGCAGCCTTACGGAACTGCTGGAAGCTCTCCTTTGAGGACTTGATTGCAGATGGAGTGACTGACTGCCTCACCAGTTTCGCCCAAGACTCTGCATTTTTCAGAACAATGTCCTAAACAAGACAGATTTCCATATTTAGCATCCATTTCAAAcgtggtgggaggagggggcACCAACGGCGAGCAACTTTAAAGCTCCATTAATTGATTTTTGgcctcttaaaaaaaaaaaaaaacacctaataGAATTTCATTGTCATGGATAACGGCCTCTGGTGGTGAAGAGATAAAGTGCATGATACAAGTTTGAACTGATACAAAACATCATGCACTTAAATAACATCTGTACCAGGTAAGTTTGAATTGATACAGAGTATATACGCAATAAATCATGATGCAACTTTTAaaactaaacagtaaaacaatacaaatttATACATTACTGTGGATCTTACCAGAGTTTAATATAAACATGCGTCATTTCGCCAAAAGTAACTTCACCTTGGTTCTTTAAAAGTAACTCTCATTGGTGCAACCCACCTGCCCTCATCTGCAGAATCAGTTTTCAACAATTCATGCCAACCTTTTTGGGAATGTGgggtttttcctcctcagtaGATTTACTGGCTGTGTTGGTGAAAGGCACATTAGTCACCGGACTGTCCAGAAAATCCTCAGCGTATCTGAAATCTGGCACAGTCACTTTAAAAATAAGTGTTCTGGCAAAGCACGGGTTACTTTTAAAAGTGTTAATGTGAGAGTAAGGGTCTTTTAGGGACTTACTGGACCTGGTCTCGTCTTTGGACTGCAGTGGGCTGTCTCTCAGAGGGGACAGCACCGGGCCCTGCTGAAAGGGGAGATTTAgctttgacatttaaaatctTTACGTACGTAATGCTCAACCAGCATTTCAGAATACTCCAAACAAATGGAAGCACTTTGATTATAAAACtctacacagaaaaacattcttGATATTTGTGGAATATTGTGGTTTCACCAGAAGCACCTCAAATCTGGAGGCAGCCCAGTCCAGCAAAACTCCTGGAGACGCCATGGGGGACAAAAGGGCGGACAAATCTGTCAAACAGTAAATGACAGATATTGATCCTCAACACATAACTACGTGAGAGGCGATGAGCTACTGTGCTTTTAGCTATACATTAAAACTGAAGGCAGGAAGAAGCATCATGAGATGGAGACTAATGGGGGGCGGGAGCCCAGAGGTGAACAGGCCGTGCTGGAGGAACATTTATTGGATGTTATACTAGTCATGATGTGGAGTCACAGGTAGCGAAGGAGGAATTAGGAATCTCAGTGAGAGATACTTTTTAGAAGAAGCTGATCTGTGAGCACAGGGTTTTGGGGAGGTACTGATGCTGATCTGGCACTAGGTCTCAGAGTTTGCTGGAAGGGACGGCTACAAAAGTCCAGGAAAGAATGAGAGGATAATTCAGGGGGGGGAAACAAATCTGAGTGTGAATGTCCAAAGACTTACTGACTcaatttttctaaattaaaatcacaatcttaaagaaaaaaatactttaatgtGCTGTGAATGAaattaatgtgctttttttttttacaaatctcAATCCCCTCTTAGTGAGTGGCACAAAGCACAAATGTAAGCAGTACCTGGTGGAGATAAAGTCAGCTCATCACAGGTCTGGTCTGCATTACGCAGCGTTGGGTGGCCTTTGCTTTCTGCTGCCGAGGGCTGCACAGGAAGAGGAGCCTCACAAGTCTTGACTGAGGCTTTTGTCAGATCTTTTGCCTCCAAGATCTGCTTACTGCAGGCAGCATGAGTCACCTTAAGAAGAAATCACATCCTtacttttcattatttcattatctaACCGTGAATCTCTTGACTGCAGTAAGAAAATACTGAACACTGAATTACCTTCCTCTTGACCTTTTTGCAAGAGTCTTTACTTTTCTGCTTCTTTATTTTTGGCACTGAAAGACATGAACATTAATAAGTTGTctatatatcaaaaataaaacaatgttttccTTGAGTAATGTAGGAAAGGTGAATATGACAGCTAAGTCTAATACATTGCAACAGCTCTTGACCTCCATATAATTTGTAATGATTAGCTTTTCACATCAGTCTAAGATTTTACaccttgacttttttttattaaatataaattccATGAACCTCTAGATCAGTTGGTATTCACCACTCGCCtgcttcactcacacacatgaaaatcaTCTAATTTTTGTGCAATTATGTGAATCTAAACATTAAAAAGgccttaaataaaatgttttaatgttcaacTTTGTCGATGGGTCACAGTACaataataaaatgctttttccACTGTTGTACCCGATTTATGGCACTGCACAGAAAGTGGCTTAAAGTAACAAAGTAGTtggagaaaacatgacaaaccTCTGACCTGACAGGCCTCTGTTGAGGATAGAAGAGAGCAGTACAGCAAGAGTATGAGGTAGGGCGGTTACCCAAGAGGATCAAATAACAGAACGCTAAAATTTGCATTAATCCAACTCAAAGGGTAGGTTACGGTCTAAAAATAATATCCAAGTGCCTGTAAGTGCATTGAAACGATTGTAGTTAATTACAATCATCAGCATCCCATTCATACGGGCCCTTAAGTGATCCCTTATTTGTGTTTACGTAGGTTACTCATTGTTTACTTGATTAGCTGTGATGTTGTAATGGGATGCTGAAGCCTCATTTTAAAAGGATGACTGGTGTATTTTAAGATGGGCACTAATTCTTACAGAATTTGGGTTCCAGATGACAggtaggttaaaaaaaaaaaaaaaaagtttgggaatTAGTCTAGTAGGTTGCCTCAGCTCTGGTAGCTGagaatggctgtaatgtaatccttcgggACAAATGCATCAGATTAAAATCCAATATGTCCAATAAAAGTTGTTTTCGCCACCGACACTCACATTTGCGATGTacaaaaaggtttttgtacctCCCGGTtgtttcaaacccaaaatatgtaaatatgggACCCTGGTTTAAAAATCCTGGACTGGGAAACTTTGGAAGGCACTACATTACTAAACTATAGAGACCAGTGACTGTGGATTTTAACCGTAAACACTGGAAACGGAGCGGGAACAGGAGTGGTTCTGTGCCACTGATGCAGAATATCAGGCAAAAATTAATGTCGGCTGCAATAAAACAACTGCTCTATCAAACACTTTACTACCATCGTCTCTGATGTCATTGTGGAAGGTAGGGGAGGGCAGAGCGCAAAGGGGAGGGCAGCTAACCTGATTCAGAGTCACTGCTATCAGAGGAGCTAgaatggctgctgctgctgctgctgcagtcagagCTGGACGAcaagctgttgctgctgctgctgctgctgctttcactgaGGCGTAAAGTGTAGCTGAGGTCAGGAGATACCATAACTTTAGCTGTggacaaaaaatgaaaaagaaaaggtgaaGTGCAATGTTTTATATTCAGTGGACGCCTAACAGTTGTGATTGCGTTGGTCATAAAAATCAGCTCTTACCtactggtttttttttctgctctttacTGACAACCTGTGATCTCCCAGCATTCTTTAGTTTTCCAGGCTGGACTCCTGTGGGCTTCGCTAGCTTCTTCTCTGCATGACGGAAGAGATAAAAACGCTCCGTTCTCATCACAAAGAGATGTTACAACATTTTATAGAATCAAACTAATGAAGCAAAGCTGCATTTGCCGACGAGCTATACTTACTGCTACCGTTCTTGTTGCATTTCCTCAGACACGCTGCAACAAATCTCTGCAGAGCCCTCAGTGTGGACGGCTTGAGCACTTCAAAGTCTACCTCAATCTCCTCTAGGGTGGAATCTCGCAGACACGACTCCCTGGCATGAATGATGTTCACCAACTTGCCCAGTTTGTCACCAGGCAGCTTGTCGATGTCCATTTTCAGCTGCTTCTTCTCCTGGTAACTCACTGGTATTGATGGGACCTCATCCTCACATTTTATAGGTACTCCATGCATACTGTGTCTGTTGCCGTgcctacacatacacacacagcatatgtTGTGGAATACAGGTCACCATTACTTGTCCTAAGTGTAAAATGTGAACCATACCAAAAAGTCAAATGGGGCTCACTTACAAAGCCAAGCTCTTGTTGTTGGCCATTTTCTCTACAATAGATTTGTATTTTGAGGATTTGTGCTTTAGCCGAGCGATATCCCTTTCTTTggatcttttttcctttttcaactTGTCTCTCTTCTTTGATTTCAGGGGCTCTTGGGTTAGTCTCTTCAGCTGATCACTGACAGCTTTCAACTGAGAAGCCAGCCATTAATGAAAGAATTAGGTAATGTGCACTGAAGTGAATAACTTCTGAAAAGCCACTTGCACGGTTACTGGCATGTATATACCGACCCGCTCCTTTAGATTTGCCAGCTGCGTGGCCACTTCTTCTGACGAGCTCTCTGCCTCTGAGGAGCTTTCACTTTCAGAACTCTCGGAGGTCGGCAGACTTCCAACTCCGTCTCCTTTTCCCTTATCATCTCGCTGATGAGGTACGAAACAACCCTCTGCTTCTTGGGGAACCTTCAGATATCGGGCCTCAAATATTTCCTGTTGATGATACGGACACAAATGTTTTGCCACGAAATGCAGGAGGAGCCTGCTAGCAAGCACGCATTGATGTTTGTTTCAAATTCCGTGTctccaaatgttttatgaggaaaaaaatacatcacacaagcacatttatttttccttaaGGATTGGCACAGTGCATTTTGGTGTGAGAGTCAATAAAAACATAACTTGGTTTACAAAAATACTCCACATGGTACCAATTAGCATCGTCATACTGATTTGGTAGAACAAAGaaacataataaatacaaattaaaagaatgaaatacaaattaatACCTGCAGTTTTCTTGCCATGTAGACCACCTCATGTGAAGGTGGATTATATTTGTAACAGTTGGAGAACATCAGGCGGAAGTCAGCAGCAAATTCTTTTGCATTTGCATACTCTCGTTGATCCATTTTTTTCTGAGGACAGAAGACTTTGTCAGGAAAACCTGGCTCATAGTGAAAATAATGCTCTATACTCTGATTAAAGTAGCATCATCATAATCGTCTTACCCTGATGGTGCTCAGGTCCATCGGCTGCTTGATGATGTCATGGTAGTCGTGCAAGCCCAAAGCAACCGCATCAACAGGGCTATAAAAAGGCCATGCGTACGCATAGTGTCTCTTTGAGAGCATCTCCTTCAGGATATCATTGCAGTACCTGAGCGGCTCAGGCAACCTGACCTTCTTGCCCTCAAAGGCAGGCAAGTCTTTCTTAGGAGGTTTGATGGGCCTTCCGCTGCCTCTCCTGGAGAATAATGTACAAGGTGCCGACTGGTCCTCAGACAGGGAAACCTCACTGCTGGTGATCACTGCCGTGGTGGACACTGGGGGGTCTGCTTTCCTCTTAAAACCCTTTTTAACCTGAATATTTAGAAAGAGGTCGCACATAAGCAGGAAGTCACGACATAACCTGAAGTTAAACAAAGCAGTACTTACaatttattttgcattgttttgaTTCAAGTTTGTGAACCACTACCACTTTCACTAATGTGATGCAATGGAGAAAGTGGGTCCAACATGAGAAAGGTTATGCTGCAGTGTGGTATGAATACATGTTTGATGTCCTTGGCCATACCACCACAGAATGACCCACTGCTAGTGCAGCCAgtgcaaacatttattttatctctgGGAGAAAAAGTACACTAACAAAACTAGTAAAGAGTCAGAACCAAGTCGTAAACTCTATGATACCTAGTTATagtgtgaaaacatgcaaaaaagaGGCTCAGCTAGATTGTTACTATTAGACAGTTGAGTTCATACTTTAAAGTCAGCATGTACACTGTGCAAGTTACTTACAAAACCAATAAAATACTTACTGTTGCATCAatgtctgcagagagctggaTGGGTGGGATGAGTTGAGGCACATCAGGAGGAATGACTGTCACCGTCTGCTGGAGAACAACCTCTGAAACAAGGGGTCTCTGCTTTATTGCACCTGCATGACAGGAGGGAAAGAAGAATATATGCACAAGActttaaaatggtaaaattaGCACATCGACTGTCCAGAGGACGTTTGTGCAAAATTCTAACATGCTTATATCTGAGGGTGTTTGGGGCCGTTCAACTTATTTACATCTGAAACAATCAAACCAGGTCAAAGTCCAGTGAAACAGAACAGACCAACCGTGTGGCATACTAAACATGCAATATTAGACATCTTAAGGGGCTGTTGTTGTGCAAGATACCTGTATTTGTCCTTCTCCCTTTCACTGGTTCCTTTGCGGTGATTGATGTGATGTCACACTCCTCCTTAGGCATTTGTGACACTTTCTGCAAAAAAAGCTTCTCCAGGGTCTGTGCCATAAAAACAATGTCATCTCCGggctgtggaaaaaaaacgGTATGCATTATAATACAATAAAAGCACTCGGTGTAGCATGTATTCTTATGACAATCccattttaaaaagcataaaaacttTAAGAGAACACTCAACACTCTGATGGCCTCTAAAAAAAAGCCATTCTGAGTGGGTGAATCCGAACTGCCTCATTTGCATTCGTGTCATACAACAGCAATGTTATGTCGGTTCACAGCCCTACAAAACTTCACAGCTAATTTTTGATACAGTATGTGTATCATTTCTACGTgagcaaatacattttgcagcTGTACATACATGTTGGTGTGTTATAAAGCACCGAATGGTATTCTCTTACCCGATTGTACACATAGCAGTTGGTGAACATGGTGTTGAAGTCTTCTATACACTCAAGTGCTTGCCAATAATATTTGCTCTGAAGACGCTTCATAATAGTGCTCAGATCCATAGGATTTGTAATAATTGTATAATAATCCTGAAAGACGACAAAGGCAAGAAATGCTATGACAACATCTCAACACATCTTAAAGCTGGGCTGTGATGCTACAGTCACAGTTTTATTACTTACTGGAAGACGCAGTGCCACTGCATCAACCGGCTGGCGAAAAGGCCACGAAAACTGATGGCTCCATAAAGCTTTGATGACCACCTTCTTCAGATACTGCAGCTGATTGGTTACACGTCCAGGCCTCTTGGGATTTATGACCTCTGGTGGAGGGGGATTTCCACTCACAGTGGGACAGACTTGAATATCAGACATTGTATTGTCCAAAGGCCATGAAGGGGGGAAACTGTCTGTAGTACACTCTGCTGCGACTTAGTGCTCATCACACGTTTTCCTAAAAAAAGGAGTGAAGAGTAGTTTCCAGTGCTTTGGTCAAAATGTTAGTTAGGGATGGCAatttagtctgtctgtctgtaattcTACAGCAATGCTGAAACCTATACTACTTTTGTGCCTTACGTCTGACATCCTTAAACGTGCTGCCTTTTACTGGTTCCTTTGTAGTGACTGATCCATTACCAGACACAGACCAacatacccccccccaccccaaaaaaaaaacaattaaaaaataaaactataaatttATACTccatttattttactgcttttcagAGTTGGGCTGAGTACCACAGAAAGTAGTGAAGTTAGGTTTTGCTCCTGGTTAATATGAAGGCCTCAACAGTTAGAGATTTGTCAAAAGTAAAAAGGTACCAAATAGTCACAGTTTCATTAAATGGAAAACTAAGTCGTATGaatggaacatttagcagctcaGGATATAAAGTAGGTACAACTTCAAGAGCCATCTCTCATTAGAAATAGTCTCATCATAATCCACTTAAATCAAGAAGCAAGACTTAAAGCAAGAAAACTGCCAAGAAGTTCAATGTCAGCACTcaatagtttgtgtttttagtttgatCAATATTTTGTTTGATCAATATTGCTGACTGGCTATGAAATTACAAAAAGTCACTGTATTAATTATTCACTCAAACTGATGTTTGATGCTATATAGGAAGGAAGGCAAATCACTGctggatgtaatgtaaaataaccaACAGTGCCACTACTGTTCTCAACTGCTCTCCCATTCATTTAATATGAACAAATCATTTTGCTAACTTGATGTGAAATCATAGAGTGATATCCACTACACAACTGTTCTAGTTAAAAATGGATATCAACAGTCTTACAGTGGATGCTCTAGAGAGGCATCCTTCCTGCTAAACATGAGTAATACTGCCACCTACAGCAGCTCCCAGAAATAGTTCAATTCAGCATTTTAGCTCAGCAAAAAACAATGTTTATGATGAACACGTTCAGTATTTCAAGAAGCACAAACCATATGTCATGCTCTACTAACTACAATGTGTCCTATAAGCACTGTTTGCACTACATTATTTTGCGCAAACATTGTTTAATTGGCTGAGCCATAGCTTTATCTTGTGCATCTATCTAACTTGGGTAAACCTCTGAAGGATGCTTATGCTTATGCATAGTGCACTCCTGCCTTTCAGTAACTGAGCTTTGTTGTTCAACAGAGCTTTAAAACTGATGAAACAGCCTGATGGTCTGTATCGAACACTTAAGTGCCATTCTT
Encoded here:
- the brdt gene encoding bromodomain testis-specific protein, with amino-acid sequence MSDIQVCPTVSGNPPPPEVINPKRPGRVTNQLQYLKKVVIKALWSHQFSWPFRQPVDAVALRLPDYYTIITNPMDLSTIMKRLQSKYYWQALECIEDFNTMFTNCYVYNRPGDDIVFMAQTLEKLFLQKVSQMPKEECDITSITAKEPVKGRRTNTGAIKQRPLVSEVVLQQTVTVIPPDVPQLIPPIQLSADIDATVKKGFKRKADPPVSTTAVITSSEVSLSEDQSAPCTLFSRRGSGRPIKPPKKDLPAFEGKKVRLPEPLRYCNDILKEMLSKRHYAYAWPFYSPVDAVALGLHDYHDIIKQPMDLSTIRKKMDQREYANAKEFAADFRLMFSNCYKYNPPSHEVVYMARKLQEIFEARYLKVPQEAEGCFVPHQRDDKGKGDGVGSLPTSESSESESSSEAESSSEEVATQLANLKERLKAVSDQLKRLTQEPLKSKKRDKLKKEKRSKERDIARLKHKSSKYKSIVEKMANNKSLALHGNRHSMHGVPIKCEDEVPSIPVSYQEKKQLKMDIDKLPGDKLGKLVNIIHARESCLRDSTLEEIEVDFEVLKPSTLRALQRFVAACLRKCNKNGSKKKLAKPTGVQPGKLKNAGRSQVVSKEQKKKPVAKVMVSPDLSYTLRLSESSSSSSSNSLSSSSDCSSSSSSHSSSSDSSDSESVPKIKKQKSKDSCKKVKRKVTHAACSKQILEAKDLTKASVKTCEAPLPVQPSAAESKGHPTLRNADQTCDELTLSPPDLSALLSPMASPGVLLDWAASRFEQGPVLSPLRDSPLQSKDETRSNFRYAEDFLDSPVTNVPFTNTASKSTEEEKPHIPKKDIVLKNAESWAKLVRQSVTPSAIKSSKESFQQFRKAAIEKEEREKALKKKWVEGNKEKEAPEKNGLPGPCKAETNPQAAKEDPDSPEITCKEAAGDAPKDVEQQKPNSPVETQPLVAQSPMDRQREMARKKEQERRRREAMSGIDMTMQRDIMTTFELNLD